Proteins from a genomic interval of Yoonia sp. GPGPB17:
- a CDS encoding MAPEG family protein: protein MESFPTELGILTCLAILAASLWIPYIVGAASAPEESLPADAPDGFIRIANPRLHRPWVQRAYRAHLNLLEQLVPFALLVFLVDRVDGFTALTYWTAIAFFWLRVAHAVGYITGKAAFPLRPIIFTAGWVCCLIMAYAVFAARF from the coding sequence ATGGAAAGCTTCCCAACAGAACTCGGCATACTGACGTGCCTTGCCATCCTCGCGGCTTCGCTGTGGATCCCGTATATTGTCGGTGCCGCCTCGGCCCCCGAGGAATCGCTGCCCGCTGACGCACCTGACGGGTTCATCCGCATCGCCAATCCACGCTTGCACCGCCCATGGGTGCAGCGCGCCTACCGTGCGCATTTGAACCTTCTGGAACAGCTGGTGCCCTTCGCGTTGCTGGTGTTTCTTGTTGACCGCGTCGACGGATTCACTGCGCTGACCTATTGGACCGCCATTGCCTTCTTTTGGCTGCGTGTCGCACATGCGGTTGGGTATATCACCGGCAAAGCGGCTTTCCCGCTGCGCCCCATCATCTTTACCGCCGGTTGGGTCTGCTGCCTGATCATGGCCTATGCGGTATTCGCAGCCCGGTTCTGA
- a CDS encoding ArsR/SmtB family transcription factor, giving the protein MDAIFKALNDPARRDLLDSLRQRDGQSLSDLEEVLEMSRFGVMKHLKVLEEANLIVTRKDGRFKYHYLNALPLQDVMDRWAAPFLQRQARAVTELKAKLERDTNMGKPDFMMQTFIRCSQDALWAALTEADQMAAYHFACNVVEGNATVGENTAFIRPDGSSMLNQTTTAMDPKSRIAMTFEPLFMGPDAPASHMVYLIEPQGEQCKLTIEHYDMAPGQEGFAEGWARLASSLKSYLETGTALKAAM; this is encoded by the coding sequence ATGGATGCGATTTTCAAAGCCCTCAACGACCCCGCACGGCGCGACCTGCTTGACAGTTTGCGCCAGCGCGATGGCCAATCCCTTAGCGACCTTGAAGAGGTGCTGGAGATGTCCCGTTTTGGGGTGATGAAGCATTTGAAGGTCTTGGAAGAGGCCAATCTGATCGTCACCCGCAAGGATGGTCGGTTCAAATACCACTACCTGAATGCCCTGCCCTTGCAGGACGTGATGGACAGATGGGCCGCCCCTTTTTTGCAACGCCAGGCGCGCGCGGTGACTGAATTGAAAGCGAAGCTAGAGAGAGACACGAATATGGGAAAACCCGATTTCATGATGCAAACATTTATCCGCTGCAGTCAGGACGCCCTGTGGGCGGCCCTGACCGAGGCCGACCAGATGGCAGCCTATCACTTTGCCTGCAATGTGGTGGAAGGCAACGCAACGGTTGGCGAGAACACAGCGTTCATTCGCCCCGATGGCAGTTCAATGCTTAACCAGACCACCACTGCCATGGACCCCAAAAGTCGGATCGCCATGACGTTTGAGCCCCTTTTTATGGGACCTGACGCACCGGCAAGCCACATGGTCTATCTGATCGAGCCTCAGGGCGAACAATGCAAGTTGACGATTGAGCATTACGATATGGCCCCCGGTCAGGAAGGCTTCGCCGAAGGCTGGGCGCGTCTGGCGTCATCGCTCAAAAGCTATCTGGAAACCGGTACCGCCCTCAAAGCGGCGATGTAA
- a CDS encoding alpha/beta hydrolase — MENNSETPSFVTPQGRRIAYHLTDGTGPAIVFLGGFKSDMGGTKAVHLEKWARDSGRAFLRFDYSGHGESSEAFTDGCIGDWFEDACAAIGLLAGKVILVGSSMGGWISLLVARAMPERVGGMLTIAAAPDFTEDSMWAGFSDAQKQELMAGQVALPSEYGEPYIITRHLIEEGRNRLVLRDALPLPFPVRSLQGTADADVKMSVALRLLEHADSPDMRLTLVDGADHRFSDEACLDLIVASVADVLRAADG, encoded by the coding sequence ATGGAAAACAATAGTGAAACCCCGTCTTTTGTCACGCCGCAAGGGCGCCGCATTGCCTACCATTTGACCGATGGGACCGGCCCCGCGATCGTCTTTCTGGGCGGTTTCAAATCCGATATGGGCGGCACAAAGGCCGTACATCTGGAAAAATGGGCGCGCGATTCGGGGCGCGCTTTTCTGCGGTTCGACTATTCCGGTCATGGCGAAAGCAGCGAGGCATTTACAGATGGCTGCATTGGCGACTGGTTTGAAGACGCTTGTGCGGCCATTGGGTTGCTGGCAGGCAAGGTGATCTTGGTTGGTTCCAGCATGGGCGGTTGGATTTCGCTACTGGTGGCCCGTGCGATGCCTGAGCGTGTCGGGGGGATGTTAACCATCGCCGCTGCGCCGGACTTTACCGAAGACAGCATGTGGGCCGGTTTTTCAGATGCGCAAAAACAGGAGCTGATGGCAGGGCAGGTGGCGTTGCCATCAGAATACGGCGAACCCTACATCATCACCCGGCACCTGATCGAAGAAGGTCGCAACCGATTGGTGCTGCGTGACGCGCTGCCGCTGCCTTTCCCGGTGCGGTCTTTGCAGGGCACGGCGGATGCCGATGTGAAAATGTCCGTGGCGCTGCGTCTATTGGAACATGCCGACAGCCCCGATATGCGGCTCACGCTGGTGGATGGGGCCGACCATCGCTTTTCAGATGAAGCCTGCCTGGACTTGATTGTAGCCTCTGTCGCCGATGTCTTGCGCGCGGCGGACGGGTGA
- a CDS encoding MFS transporter, with translation MGIVVFVIVKQLLILAYMTAFLGVPVGIAGFVTTAVLIFDMITDPLIGYFSDRTQSRYGRRAPWMFLGVLVMSAGMVGLFSVPPGMGMNANLAWVVAFFVMATIGFTMVAIPYGAQSGEITQDPKERSAMTGFRMAFASIGILIGGAVLPGLADTMGYPMAALLVTPLMVGAVWLSLWSIRKAPRIEQAATVSLSGMFGLVFANKAFVVLVLIYGVMTLAIAMITAGLPFAALYLIVDSGDTMLSGAAEALTTLSLMFATFVVGSILSQAIWVLLSHRLGKVGALILGLSLYMVLLYTLYTMLPSVNVTAIAGMFVLAGMTNGAYQQIPWAIYPDLMDVTRRETGIAIEGAFSAIWLFGQKLANAMAPAVLGLTLAAAGWQETTAGVVAQSDSALNTLQLSITLIPAAILGVAILGLALIYRPMARRALV, from the coding sequence ATGGGCATCGTTGTCTTTGTCATCGTCAAGCAATTGCTGATCTTGGCATATATGACAGCGTTTTTGGGGGTCCCGGTCGGGATCGCAGGTTTCGTCACAACAGCCGTGTTGATCTTCGACATGATCACCGATCCGTTGATCGGCTACTTCAGTGACCGGACGCAAAGCCGCTATGGTCGGCGCGCGCCATGGATGTTCCTAGGTGTCTTGGTGATGTCGGCGGGCATGGTCGGCCTGTTTTCCGTGCCGCCAGGGATGGGAATGAACGCGAACCTTGCTTGGGTCGTAGCGTTCTTTGTGATGGCCACTATCGGCTTTACCATGGTGGCGATCCCCTATGGCGCGCAATCAGGGGAGATCACGCAAGACCCCAAGGAACGCTCGGCCATGACAGGGTTTCGCATGGCGTTCGCCAGCATCGGTATCCTGATTGGCGGTGCCGTATTGCCCGGCCTTGCAGATACGATGGGGTACCCAATGGCGGCATTGCTCGTGACACCGTTGATGGTGGGGGCGGTCTGGCTGTCACTTTGGTCCATCCGCAAGGCACCGCGCATTGAACAGGCCGCAACTGTCAGCCTGTCAGGCATGTTTGGGTTGGTTTTCGCGAACAAGGCTTTTGTGGTGCTAGTCCTGATCTATGGTGTGATGACTCTCGCGATTGCGATGATCACCGCAGGTTTGCCCTTTGCTGCGCTCTATTTGATTGTTGATAGCGGCGATACGATGCTCTCAGGTGCTGCAGAAGCGCTGACCACTCTCAGCCTGATGTTTGCAACCTTCGTTGTCGGCTCAATCCTCAGCCAGGCCATTTGGGTGCTGCTGTCACACCGGCTTGGTAAGGTCGGTGCGCTGATTTTGGGGCTCAGCCTCTACATGGTTTTGCTTTATACGCTTTACACAATGCTGCCGTCGGTCAATGTCACCGCCATCGCCGGTATGTTCGTATTGGCTGGCATGACCAATGGCGCGTATCAGCAGATCCCATGGGCCATTTACCCGGACCTGATGGATGTCACCCGCCGAGAAACGGGCATAGCCATTGAGGGCGCATTTTCAGCCATATGGCTATTTGGCCAGAAACTGGCGAACGCCATGGCCCCTGCCGTGCTTGGTTTGACCCTTGCGGCGGCCGGATGGCAGGAAACAACCGCCGGAGTGGTCGCGCAATCAGATAGTGCTTTGAACACCTTGCAACTGTCGATCACCCTGATCCCTGCGGCCATTCTGGGGGTTGCCATCCTTGGTCTGGCGCTGATCTATCGGCCAATGGCGCGACGCGCCCTTGTATGA
- a CDS encoding alpha/beta hydrolase — translation MYDLANIEAALAAAEAPVPHLRLGCEKRIIWANAPATKTPVCVLFIHGFSATGEELRPLPDLVAQAFGANIHFTRLTGHGQDGDAMGRATLADWRRDVAEAIVIAETLGDEVIIMGCSTGCTLATLALAEGAQAKAMIHVSPNFGLRHRAVQTLLDLPGSRHWSKYVAGSSRSFEPISAAHSAYWTVNYPTNAVHVMADTVRAARGADLALINTPALFCFNEADKVVHPEDTRKVIARWGARTSVVKIEQTPDDDKMGHVMAGDIFSPGQTTPLAQQIVAWLQGLSAR, via the coding sequence TTGTATGATCTGGCAAACATAGAAGCGGCCCTTGCTGCGGCAGAGGCTCCGGTGCCGCACCTGCGCCTCGGCTGTGAAAAGCGGATTATTTGGGCCAATGCGCCCGCAACCAAAACCCCTGTCTGTGTGCTTTTTATCCACGGGTTCTCAGCAACTGGGGAAGAGCTGCGGCCTTTACCAGATCTGGTCGCGCAGGCCTTTGGCGCTAACATCCATTTCACCCGTCTGACCGGGCATGGTCAGGACGGCGATGCCATGGGACGGGCGACGCTGGCGGACTGGCGGCGGGATGTGGCCGAGGCAATTGTGATCGCCGAGACGCTGGGTGACGAAGTGATCATCATGGGCTGCTCGACGGGCTGCACCCTAGCGACACTGGCCTTGGCCGAAGGTGCGCAGGCAAAAGCCATGATCCATGTTTCGCCCAACTTCGGACTGCGACACCGGGCGGTGCAGACCTTACTGGATTTGCCGGGATCCCGGCATTGGTCGAAATACGTGGCTGGATCATCGCGATCGTTTGAGCCGATCAGTGCGGCCCATTCGGCCTATTGGACGGTCAATTATCCCACCAACGCGGTGCACGTCATGGCGGACACGGTGCGTGCGGCACGCGGTGCAGATCTGGCGTTGATCAACACGCCAGCCTTGTTTTGCTTCAATGAGGCCGACAAGGTGGTGCATCCAGAGGATACCCGAAAGGTCATTGCGCGTTGGGGTGCACGGACATCTGTAGTTAAGATCGAACAAACCCCGGATGATGACAAAATGGGCCATGTCATGGCGGGCGATATCTTCTCACCCGGCCAAACTACGCCTTTGGCTCAGCAGATTGTCGCTTGGCTGCAAGGCTTGTCTGCACGCTGA